The Bradyrhizobium betae genomic interval CATGGCAATGGCCGTTCGTGCTCGCGTTCACCGGCGTGCGCGGCGCCGTGTCGCTCGCAGCAGCCCTGGCGCTGCCGTTCACTCTGCCTGATGGCGATGCCTTTCCCTATCGCGACCTGATCCTGTTCGTCGCCTTCGGCGTCATCTTCATCACGCTGATCGGCGTCGGCCTGACACTGCCGCCGGTGGTGCGCTGGCTCGGCATCGCCGAAGCCGGCCGCAACGAACATGTCGCCGAGCACGAAGCCGAGATCGCGGCGCGACGCCAGGCCCTCGACGCCGCGCTGAAGTCGCTCCACGCGCTGACCGCGAAGAAGGACATCTCCGACGAAGTGATGCGGCTCCTGCGCGCGCGCCACGAGATTCGCTTCAGCCAGCTTCCCGATTCGCTCGATCCCGCCCATCACGACGTCTCCGCCGCCGGCACCGCACTGACTCGCGAGCTGATCGCCGCCGAACGCAAATTCATCCATGACCTGCTGCGCGACGGCCAGATCACCGACGAGACACGGCGCCGGATCGAGCGGGATCTCGATCTGGAGGAGGCGAGCCTGGCGAACCGGGAGTATCGGAGCGTGCTATAGCAGAGCGATCTACCGCCTTCCGCAAAACTCCCCCACCGCCGCGGCCACCGCTCCTGCGATCAGCTCGTGCCGCTCCGATGAGTTGAGCGCCATTTCCTCGTCGCGGTTGATGATGGAGCCGGCTTCGAGCAGCACCGCGGCGCTGCGCGTTTGCGACAGCACGACGAGGCCATCATAGCGGTAGACGCCGACATCCTTGTCGAGCAACTGGCGCCGGTAGCGGCCCATCAGCGGCAAGGTGTATTGGCTGGCATAGCGCAGGCCCTGCTCCTTCAACTGCCGTCCGATGATCCGGGCCAGCTTCAGGCTGGTGGTGAAGTGCGGATTGCGCTCGGATACGAACAGCGAGTGTCCCGAAAAGCGGTCGCTGAAATAGCTCTTTGCCCCGTCGAATTCCCAAGTCTCGAGCAGCGTGTCCGGCACCGAGTCGTGATGGATCGACAGGAACAGATCGGGCCGGCCGTCATTGGCAGCACTGACGCGCTTGACGAGGCTCGCCTTGGCCTTGCCGTCCGTGACGAGCAGGCGGGTCGCAGCAAAACCCTCGGACTTGAGCTTCGCCGCGACGAGCCTTGCAAGACGGAAGTTGAAGCCGAATTCCGGATCG includes:
- a CDS encoding N-acetylmuramoyl-L-alanine amidase, with the protein product MRKPWRTIAAVAVSLVPLLFCSVDDSHGVELRKAAKARPRPPEAQARCEPPKFRIVVDVGHTPESYGALSARNDPEFGFNFRLARLVAAKLKSEGFAATRLLVTDGKAKASLVKRVSAANDGRPDLFLSIHHDSVPDTLLETWEFDGAKSYFSDRFSGHSLFVSERNPHFTTSLKLARIIGRQLKEQGLRYASQYTLPLMGRYRRQLLDKDVGVYRYDGLVVLSQTRSAAVLLEAGSIINRDEEMALNSSERHELIAGAVAAAVGEFCGRR